A window of Sutcliffiella cohnii contains these coding sequences:
- a CDS encoding ATP-grasp domain-containing protein, producing the protein MEKIYIIHENKEWTVHLTKRLEELQLPYEEWHLDEGTVPLNEVPPEGVFYNRMSASSHTRDHRFAPELTSAVLTWLEHHGRTVFNGSRALQLELSKVVQYSELEKHGVRTPTTIAAVGRKQIVEAAKKLGHESFITKHNRAGKGLGVQLFNSIESLEAYVNSPAFEEPVDGITLIQQYIKSPESYITRCEFVGGKFLYAVKVDTSEGFELCPADACQIGDLFCPVGEEVEEKPKFQIIEDFHDPIIEKYEAVLKSNNINVAGIEFIRNSDGEIYTYDINTNTNYNSDAEQKAGKYGMLELAKFLGKQLKVQV; encoded by the coding sequence ATGGAGAAGATCTATATCATTCACGAAAATAAAGAATGGACTGTACATTTAACGAAAAGATTGGAAGAGCTCCAATTACCATATGAAGAGTGGCATTTAGATGAGGGGACTGTCCCTTTAAATGAAGTGCCACCAGAGGGTGTTTTTTATAATCGAATGAGTGCGTCGTCTCACACGAGAGATCACCGATTTGCGCCAGAATTAACGAGCGCTGTATTAACTTGGTTAGAGCATCATGGCCGGACAGTATTTAATGGAAGCAGAGCGCTACAATTAGAATTAAGTAAAGTAGTCCAATATTCGGAGTTAGAAAAGCATGGAGTTCGTACACCAACAACGATTGCGGCCGTTGGAAGAAAACAAATTGTAGAAGCGGCCAAAAAATTGGGGCATGAATCGTTTATTACGAAACATAACCGGGCGGGAAAAGGACTTGGTGTACAGCTGTTTAATTCTATTGAAAGTTTAGAGGCATACGTAAATAGCCCGGCATTTGAAGAGCCAGTTGATGGAATTACGTTAATACAACAATATATAAAATCACCAGAATCGTACATTACTCGTTGTGAGTTTGTTGGTGGAAAGTTCCTATATGCCGTGAAAGTAGACACGTCAGAAGGATTCGAGCTTTGCCCGGCAGATGCATGTCAAATTGGGGACTTATTTTGTCCGGTTGGGGAAGAAGTAGAAGAGAAGCCGAAATTTCAAATTATTGAAGACTTCCATGATCCGATTATCGAAAAGTATGAAGCGGTTTTAAAAAGTAACAATATCAATGTTGCAGGAATTGAATTTATCCGCAATAGTGACGGAGAAATTTACACATATGACATAAACACAAATACAAATTACAATAGCGATGCAGAGCAAAAAGCAGGCAAATACGGAATGCTCGAGCTTGCAAAGTTTCTTGGCAAACAACTAAAAGTTCAAGTTTAA
- a CDS encoding LLM class flavin-dependent oxidoreductase translates to MKFGFWLPIFGGWLRNVEDEKMPPTFNYAKEVIQKAEKWGYDTTLIAELYLNDIKGPESDSLEAWSTAAALASVTEKIEIMTAIRPGFHNPAVAAKMAANIDHISNGRFTLNVVSAWWEEEAKQYGGVFTEHDDRYDRTQEFLDVLKGLWTEDSFSYKGKFYELSNTKLFPKPVQRPNPILYAGGESEKGKQVISSNCDAYVMHGGTVEEVQVKIEDMKARREALKKEPLQSFGMAAYVICRDTEEEAQAELNRITNVKESSAYAGYKDFTGKSQLEQQVKLQDYSVSNRGLRPNLIGTPEQIAEKIKAYEAAGVDLLLLQFSPQLEEMERFAQQVIPLVNKG, encoded by the coding sequence ATGAAATTTGGTTTTTGGTTACCTATTTTTGGCGGTTGGCTACGAAATGTTGAAGATGAAAAAATGCCGCCTACATTTAATTATGCAAAAGAAGTAATACAAAAGGCAGAAAAATGGGGATATGATACAACATTAATTGCAGAATTGTATTTAAATGATATAAAAGGTCCTGAAAGTGATAGTTTAGAAGCTTGGTCTACTGCAGCAGCATTAGCTTCAGTAACGGAGAAAATAGAAATTATGACCGCTATCCGTCCTGGCTTTCATAATCCAGCAGTCGCGGCAAAAATGGCTGCTAATATTGATCACATTAGCAATGGCCGTTTTACACTTAACGTCGTTTCAGCTTGGTGGGAAGAAGAAGCGAAGCAGTATGGCGGAGTATTTACGGAACATGATGATCGTTATGATCGTACGCAAGAATTTTTAGATGTTTTAAAAGGTCTTTGGACAGAAGATTCTTTTAGTTATAAAGGAAAATTTTATGAACTCTCTAATACAAAACTGTTTCCAAAGCCAGTCCAACGTCCGAACCCTATTCTTTATGCAGGTGGGGAAAGTGAGAAAGGGAAACAAGTAATCTCTTCAAATTGTGATGCTTATGTCATGCACGGCGGAACGGTTGAAGAAGTGCAAGTCAAAATAGAAGATATGAAGGCTAGAAGAGAAGCGTTAAAGAAAGAGCCTTTACAATCGTTTGGAATGGCAGCATATGTCATATGCCGAGATACAGAAGAAGAAGCACAAGCAGAATTAAATAGAATTACGAATGTGAAAGAATCGAGTGCATACGCAGGGTATAAAGATTTTACGGGCAAATCACAGCTTGAACAGCAAGTGAAGTTACAGGATTATTCTGTTTCCAATAGAGGATTAAGACCAAATTTAATAGGCACACCTGAGCAAATTGCGGAAAAAATAAAAGCATACGAGGCAGCTGGGGTAGACTTATTATTACTGCAATTTTCTCCTCAACTAGAAGAGATGGAACGATTTGCACAACAAGTTATACCGTTAGTCAACAAAGGTTAA
- a CDS encoding PRK06851 family protein, producing the protein MAGNILNYYAGGNTARGFYSLYESNLEGLDRVFILKGGPGTGKSTMIKKLGQRWNEAGFDIEYLHCSSDTGSVDGLIIRSIGVGIVDGTAPHVIEPTAPGAIEEYINLGEAWDSKKLAHRKIEILELAHQKKQAFETAYATFNKALKIHDEWERYFIHNMSFERANKLADELIEKLFDGNTLTKQADVKHRFLGAATPVGAVDFVPNITEGLKKRYFIKGRPGSGKSTLLKKLVKHCEKTGYDVEVYHCGFDPHSLDMVVVRELGFAIFDSTAPHEYFPSRDGDEILDMYDLTIREGTDERYEKEIEKVSKQYSEKMKEAISHLAEAKEWHLKLEAIYVNAMDYKVIDEKTEWIHEQMEKLVKH; encoded by the coding sequence TTGGCAGGAAACATATTAAATTACTATGCCGGTGGAAATACAGCAAGAGGATTTTACAGTTTATATGAATCAAATTTAGAAGGTTTGGACCGTGTATTCATTTTAAAAGGTGGTCCGGGAACTGGGAAGTCAACAATGATAAAAAAATTAGGTCAACGTTGGAACGAGGCCGGGTTTGATATAGAATATTTACATTGTTCGTCTGATACAGGGTCTGTCGACGGGCTAATTATTCGAAGCATCGGTGTCGGTATTGTGGACGGAACGGCACCTCACGTTATTGAACCGACAGCTCCAGGTGCAATTGAGGAATATATAAATTTAGGAGAAGCATGGGATTCGAAAAAACTAGCTCACCGTAAAATTGAAATTTTAGAACTTGCCCATCAAAAAAAGCAAGCGTTTGAGACGGCGTATGCAACGTTTAACAAAGCGCTTAAAATCCATGATGAGTGGGAACGTTATTTTATTCATAATATGAGTTTCGAACGAGCAAATAAATTAGCCGATGAGCTAATTGAAAAGCTTTTTGATGGAAATACGTTAACAAAACAAGCGGACGTTAAACACCGATTTCTCGGTGCAGCAACTCCGGTCGGTGCGGTAGACTTCGTTCCAAATATAACGGAAGGATTAAAAAAGCGTTATTTTATAAAAGGTCGTCCAGGGTCTGGAAAATCTACTCTATTAAAAAAGCTAGTTAAACATTGCGAAAAAACAGGTTATGACGTTGAAGTATATCATTGTGGCTTTGACCCTCATAGTTTAGATATGGTTGTCGTCAGAGAACTAGGATTTGCAATTTTTGATAGTACAGCTCCACATGAATATTTCCCAAGTCGCGACGGGGATGAAATTTTAGATATGTACGATTTAACGATTCGTGAAGGTACGGATGAAAGATACGAGAAAGAAATAGAAAAAGTGAGTAAACAATATAGTGAAAAAATGAAAGAAGCAATATCGCATTTAGCAGAAGCGAAGGAATGGCATTTGAAGCTAGAAGCAATTTATGTAAATGCGATGGATTATAAAGTGATAGATGAGAAAACAGAATGGATACATGAACAAATGGAAAAACTAGTGAAGCATTAA
- a CDS encoding DNA topoisomerase III: MTKKLVLAEKPSVGRDIARVLKCDKKGNGFLEGKDYIVTWALGHLVTHADPESYDDKYKTWKLEDLPMLPERLKLVVIKKTGKQFNAVKSQLVRKDVSEIIIATDAGREGELVARWIIEKAKVNKPIKRLWISSVTDRAIREGFQKLRNGKEYENLYHSAVARAEADWIVGMNATRALTTKYNAQLSAGRVQTPTIAMIAKREEEIRSFQPKAYYGVQVVTNNGLVFTWKDSNQTRTFEKEKAEQIANSIKGKTVKIKNVQKTKKKSFAPGLYDLTELQRDANRIFGYSAKETLSIMQKLYEQHKVLTYPRTDSRYLSSDIVETLKERVEAVSVKPYTPIAQRILKSPIRTNKSFVNDEKVSDHHAIIPTEETVFLAKLTDKERKIYDLVVKRFLAVLLPPFEYEQTTLEAEVANHSFTAKGKIVLSNGWKDVFGNVVDEDSEASDVKDQLLPSMNEGDTLTIQKVNKTSGETKPPSRFNEGTLLAAMENPAKFMDEASQDVKKTLGETGGIGTVATRADIIEKLFNSFLIEKKGQEIHITSKGKQLLDLVPKELKTPALTAEWEQKLSSIAKGKLPQKAFINDMRDYAKEIVHEVKNSTQKFKHDNVTGTKCPDCGKLLLEVNGKRGKMLVCQDRECGHKKNVARLTNARCPKCRKKLELRGEGEGQIFACVCGHREKLSTFQQKRKNSNNQKATKRDVHKYMKQNNKEEPLNTALADALKKLKLDK; this comes from the coding sequence ATGACAAAAAAATTAGTGCTAGCAGAAAAGCCTTCTGTTGGTAGAGATATAGCAAGAGTATTAAAATGCGATAAAAAAGGAAATGGCTTTTTAGAAGGAAAAGATTATATTGTAACGTGGGCGCTTGGCCATCTCGTTACACATGCGGATCCAGAAAGCTATGATGATAAATATAAAACGTGGAAGCTAGAAGATCTCCCGATGTTACCTGAACGTTTAAAGCTCGTTGTCATAAAAAAGACAGGGAAACAATTCAATGCAGTAAAATCACAATTAGTTCGTAAAGATGTTTCTGAAATTATTATCGCAACAGATGCCGGGCGTGAAGGAGAACTTGTTGCCCGCTGGATTATTGAAAAAGCAAAAGTAAACAAACCAATCAAACGTTTATGGATATCCTCCGTAACAGACCGTGCCATTAGAGAAGGATTTCAAAAGCTTCGCAATGGAAAAGAGTATGAGAACTTGTACCATTCAGCGGTTGCTAGAGCAGAGGCCGATTGGATTGTCGGAATGAACGCGACAAGAGCGCTTACGACAAAATATAATGCACAACTATCTGCCGGGCGAGTACAGACGCCAACGATCGCAATGATTGCAAAACGTGAGGAAGAGATTCGTTCCTTCCAACCAAAAGCATACTACGGTGTACAAGTTGTCACGAACAACGGACTCGTTTTTACATGGAAAGATTCGAACCAAACAAGAACATTCGAAAAAGAGAAAGCAGAACAGATTGCAAATTCGATAAAAGGAAAGACCGTAAAAATTAAAAACGTTCAAAAGACGAAGAAAAAAAGCTTTGCTCCTGGGTTATATGACTTAACAGAGCTACAACGAGATGCGAATAGAATATTCGGTTACTCAGCTAAAGAAACGTTGTCTATTATGCAAAAATTATATGAACAACATAAAGTGTTAACATATCCTAGAACAGATTCCCGCTATCTTTCTTCTGATATTGTTGAGACATTAAAAGAACGTGTGGAAGCAGTTAGTGTAAAACCATACACACCAATCGCGCAAAGGATTTTAAAAAGTCCAATCCGAACGAACAAATCGTTTGTGAATGATGAAAAAGTATCGGACCACCATGCGATTATCCCGACAGAGGAAACAGTATTTTTAGCGAAACTGACTGATAAAGAACGAAAAATATACGACCTTGTTGTCAAACGATTTTTAGCAGTACTCTTACCTCCATTTGAGTACGAACAAACGACATTGGAGGCAGAGGTTGCTAATCATTCCTTCACAGCTAAAGGTAAAATAGTGCTTTCAAACGGTTGGAAAGATGTATTCGGAAATGTAGTAGATGAAGACTCCGAAGCATCAGATGTGAAAGATCAATTACTACCTTCCATGAACGAGGGTGATACGTTAACGATTCAAAAGGTTAATAAAACGAGTGGTGAAACGAAACCGCCAAGTCGATTTAATGAAGGAACATTGCTTGCTGCGATGGAAAACCCAGCGAAATTTATGGATGAGGCTAGTCAAGACGTGAAGAAAACGTTAGGCGAAACAGGTGGAATTGGTACTGTTGCGACAAGAGCGGATATTATCGAAAAACTATTTAATAGTTTTCTTATTGAGAAAAAAGGGCAAGAAATTCATATTACGTCTAAAGGGAAGCAGTTACTAGATTTAGTTCCTAAAGAGCTAAAAACACCAGCACTAACTGCCGAGTGGGAACAAAAGCTTTCCAGCATTGCGAAAGGGAAATTGCCTCAAAAAGCGTTTATTAATGACATGCGCGATTATGCGAAAGAAATTGTTCATGAAGTGAAAAACAGCACACAGAAATTTAAACATGACAACGTAACCGGAACGAAATGTCCAGATTGCGGTAAACTTTTATTGGAAGTCAACGGCAAGCGCGGAAAAATGCTCGTCTGTCAAGATCGTGAATGCGGGCATAAAAAGAATGTTGCACGATTAACAAACGCGCGTTGTCCTAAATGTCGCAAAAAACTAGAGCTTCGTGGTGAAGGAGAAGGGCAAATTTTCGCTTGCGTTTGTGGGCACCGTGAGAAGCTTTCGACGTTCCAACAAAAGCGTAAAAACAGTAATAACCAAAAAGCAACGAAGCGTGATGTTCATAAATATATGAAACAAAATAATAAAGAAGAGCCATTAAATACAGCATTAGCAGATGCATTGAAAAAACTGAAGTTAGATAAATAA
- a CDS encoding ABC-F family ATP-binding cassette domain-containing protein, giving the protein MSLLTIDNLSHTFGDRTLFKNVSFRLLPGDHIGLVGANGVGKSTLMNIITGEIVHDAGLVEWTPNTHYGYLDQHTVLTPGKSMRDVLRDAFLPLFEKEKELNEITEKMATATPDELEVLLEKMGEIQDHLDAGGFYNLDIKIEETARGLGLDAIGLDRDVAALSGGQRTKVLLAKLLLEQPKVLLLDEPTNYLDVEHIRWLAQYLKEYPYAFLLISHDTEFMNGVVDVIFHLEFSKLTRYTATYEKFLELAEINKNQHINAYEKQREFIKKQEDFIAKNKARYSTTGRAKSRQKQLDRMERIDRPETAMKPTFEFKESRASSRYVFEGIDLEVGYSEPLFPKMNVTIERGDRIAVVGSNGVGKSTLLKTILGKIEPLSGKRILGDFVFPSYFEQEMKAGNITPIDDVWAAFPSMDQHQVRAALARCGLKNEHISRPLNQLSGGEQAKVRLCKLMMHESNWLVFDEPTNHLDVVAKEELKRAIKAYKGTVLLVSHEPSFYEDWVTKVWNVEEWAEQATK; this is encoded by the coding sequence ATGAGTTTATTAACGATAGATAATTTAAGTCATACATTTGGGGATCGTACCCTCTTCAAAAACGTTTCTTTCCGCCTGCTACCTGGCGATCATATTGGGTTAGTAGGAGCAAATGGTGTAGGGAAATCTACACTAATGAACATTATTACTGGAGAAATTGTCCATGATGCTGGACTTGTGGAGTGGACACCTAATACACATTACGGTTATTTAGATCAACATACTGTATTAACACCCGGGAAATCAATGCGTGACGTGCTTCGTGATGCCTTTTTACCACTGTTCGAAAAAGAAAAAGAATTGAACGAAATTACCGAAAAAATGGCTACAGCTACTCCAGATGAGTTAGAAGTGTTGCTCGAGAAAATGGGAGAAATTCAAGATCATTTAGACGCTGGTGGCTTTTATAATTTAGATATTAAAATTGAAGAAACAGCGCGTGGATTAGGTTTAGATGCAATTGGACTAGATCGTGACGTTGCAGCTTTAAGTGGTGGACAGCGTACAAAGGTATTACTTGCGAAACTATTATTAGAACAACCAAAAGTTCTTTTACTAGACGAGCCGACGAACTATTTAGACGTAGAACATATTCGTTGGTTAGCACAATATTTAAAAGAATATCCGTATGCATTTCTTTTAATTTCGCATGATACAGAATTTATGAACGGTGTTGTTGATGTTATTTTCCATTTAGAGTTTTCGAAATTAACACGATACACAGCAACATACGAAAAGTTTCTAGAGCTGGCTGAAATTAATAAAAATCAGCATATTAATGCGTACGAAAAGCAACGTGAATTTATTAAAAAGCAAGAAGATTTCATTGCAAAAAATAAAGCACGTTATTCCACTACGGGACGTGCTAAAAGTAGGCAAAAGCAGTTAGACCGAATGGAACGAATTGATCGCCCAGAAACTGCTATGAAGCCTACTTTCGAATTTAAAGAAAGTCGAGCAAGCTCCCGATACGTATTTGAAGGAATTGATTTAGAAGTTGGTTATTCTGAACCACTATTTCCTAAAATGAATGTGACAATTGAACGTGGAGACCGCATTGCCGTTGTAGGATCTAACGGAGTAGGGAAATCTACACTATTAAAAACTATTTTAGGTAAGATAGAACCATTAAGCGGCAAACGAATTTTAGGAGATTTCGTCTTCCCTTCTTACTTTGAACAAGAGATGAAAGCTGGAAACATTACACCTATTGATGATGTATGGGCAGCATTTCCTTCGATGGATCAACACCAAGTCCGTGCAGCACTTGCTCGTTGTGGCTTAAAAAATGAGCATATATCTCGTCCTTTAAATCAATTAAGTGGTGGAGAACAAGCAAAAGTACGCTTATGTAAACTAATGATGCATGAGAGCAACTGGCTTGTATTTGACGAACCGACAAACCATTTAGATGTTGTTGCGAAAGAAGAATTAAAACGTGCGATTAAAGCTTACAAAGGAACTGTTTTACTCGTTTCCCATGAACCTAGCTTTTACGAAGACTGGGTAACGAAAGTATGGAACGTGGAAGAATGGGCGGAACAAGCTACAAAATAG
- a CDS encoding TraX family protein produces the protein MTTTKLKIIALISMFIDHCGLFIPDTPEWFRWIGRIAAPIFIFCVVIGFKHTSNKIKYLTRLYIFTVGMALLNIIINYSVYYKSFRGLIEINNYYILNNFFAPLFFIVLLLSLLENKKLKYIVILFVWQIISSVIFFLLVEGFEIFVPSDVKPNYFFLGTIFGNVLLMEGGILTVFLGVLFYYLNANKFKMASGYTMFCIVILLVNQKLNPMALPGFVSLLFPFADYQWMKIFALPLFLLYNGKKGRGLKYLFYIFYPVHIVLLYFIGFYIR, from the coding sequence ATGACTACTACTAAATTGAAAATAATCGCTTTAATTTCGATGTTTATCGATCATTGTGGTCTTTTTATCCCTGATACACCAGAATGGTTTCGATGGATAGGTAGAATTGCAGCTCCTATTTTTATTTTTTGTGTCGTTATCGGTTTCAAACATACTTCAAATAAAATAAAGTACCTTACCAGGTTATACATATTTACTGTTGGTATGGCTTTATTAAACATAATTATCAATTATAGTGTTTATTACAAGTCATTTAGAGGATTAATAGAAATTAATAATTATTACATCCTCAATAACTTCTTTGCCCCATTATTCTTCATCGTATTGCTTTTATCTTTATTAGAAAACAAAAAGCTAAAATATATCGTTATACTTTTTGTTTGGCAAATCATTTCTAGTGTTATATTTTTTCTCCTTGTAGAAGGATTCGAAATATTTGTTCCAAGTGATGTGAAGCCAAATTATTTTTTTCTTGGAACTATATTCGGAAACGTTTTACTTATGGAGGGTGGGATACTCACTGTTTTTCTAGGAGTATTGTTCTACTATTTGAACGCAAATAAGTTTAAAATGGCAAGTGGATATACTATGTTCTGTATTGTTATTCTTTTAGTTAATCAAAAGTTGAACCCAATGGCATTACCAGGCTTTGTTTCTCTTTTATTTCCATTTGCGGACTACCAATGGATGAAGATTTTTGCTTTGCCTCTTTTCCTACTTTATAACGGTAAAAAAGGGAGGGGATTAAAATATCTTTTTTACATATTCTATCCTGTACACATTGTTTTACTTTATTTCATAGGCTTTTACATAAGATAG
- a CDS encoding NAD(P)/FAD-dependent oxidoreductase, whose protein sequence is MFDCIIIGGGIAGLQGAIQLGRYDHQVLVIDDYNGRSSICHSYHNILGWPNGISGIELRKIGTEQAKRLGVQFLNDKVVEMKKVNRKFAVSLLDGTKYEGKTILLATGLKDNIPPFASIYPCLGHTVYVCPDCDGYEIKGKKTIVLGAGDVGANMALTLTYWSNDILYVNDSEKEIDKNLQSQLDEKNIVTVNERIAEVLAKEEKFQGVQLTNGEEIKGERGFIAYGGNKVKSDLAKQLEVEMLENKHIITDPRTKMTNIKNVWAAGDVVAHSEQVTIAMGEGSQAAIWIHKTLMEKGTDT, encoded by the coding sequence ATGTTTGATTGCATTATTATCGGTGGAGGGATTGCGGGATTACAAGGAGCAATACAACTGGGACGCTATGACCATCAAGTGCTTGTCATAGATGATTATAACGGACGGTCCTCCATTTGCCACAGTTATCATAATATTTTAGGGTGGCCAAACGGAATTAGCGGTATAGAACTACGAAAGATTGGCACTGAACAGGCGAAAAGATTAGGCGTCCAGTTTCTTAACGATAAAGTAGTAGAAATGAAAAAAGTTAACCGTAAATTCGCTGTTAGTTTATTAGATGGGACGAAATATGAAGGAAAAACGATTCTTTTAGCCACTGGATTAAAGGATAACATCCCTCCGTTTGCCTCTATTTATCCATGTTTAGGACACACTGTGTACGTTTGTCCTGATTGTGATGGGTACGAAATTAAAGGAAAAAAAACAATCGTCCTCGGTGCGGGAGATGTAGGAGCTAATATGGCTTTAACATTAACGTATTGGTCAAACGATATTTTATATGTGAATGATAGTGAGAAGGAGATAGATAAAAACCTTCAAAGCCAACTTGATGAAAAAAATATTGTTACCGTAAACGAACGAATTGCTGAAGTTTTAGCAAAGGAAGAAAAGTTTCAAGGAGTTCAATTAACAAATGGTGAAGAAATAAAGGGAGAACGAGGCTTTATTGCTTACGGTGGAAATAAAGTAAAGTCAGACTTAGCGAAACAGCTAGAAGTGGAAATGTTAGAAAATAAACATATTATTACAGATCCAAGGACGAAAATGACAAATATTAAAAATGTTTGGGCAGCAGGAGACGTTGTGGCACATTCAGAGCAAGTAACGATCGCAATGGGGGAAGGTTCACAGGCGGCAATATGGATACATAAAACATTAATGGAAAAAGGAACAGATACATAA